The following coding sequences lie in one Mesorhizobium sp. DCY119 genomic window:
- a CDS encoding GFA family protein — protein sequence MKKTYHGSCHCGAVRFECDIDLADGTSKCNCSVCRKVRFWKAIATGSNFRLVQGADALSDYTFSDGSKNPSGQPIHHFFCSTCGVKTFGRGHMEALGGEFHAVNVACLDDATDEELAAAPVEYQDGRADHWERPPVVAGYL from the coding sequence ATGAAAAAGACCTATCACGGCAGCTGCCATTGCGGTGCTGTCCGCTTCGAATGCGATATCGATCTGGCCGACGGTACGAGCAAGTGCAACTGCTCGGTCTGCCGCAAGGTCCGCTTCTGGAAGGCCATCGCCACCGGCAGCAACTTCCGGCTCGTTCAGGGCGCGGATGCGCTGTCCGACTATACTTTCAGCGATGGATCGAAAAATCCGTCAGGACAGCCTATCCATCATTTCTTCTGCAGCACATGCGGCGTGAAGACATTCGGACGCGGCCATATGGAAGCGCTTGGCGGAGAGTTTCACGCCGTCAATGTCGCCTGCCTGGATGATGCCACCGATGAGGAACTGGCCGCCGCACCCGTCGAGTATCAGGACGGTCGAGCGGACCATTGGGAGCGCCCGCCAGTGGTGGCAGGCTATCTCTAG
- a CDS encoding thioredoxin family protein, whose product MQVHKTVSREEWLAARKAHLAREKELTRLHDEVAAERRALPWVKVEKDYRFDTPSGQVSLADLFEGRNQLVVYHFMLTQGSDHICEGCAFVSDHVDAARTHFEHNDLSFVAVSRVPLSRIEAVRKRMGWKFRWASSAGSSFNFDYGVSFTKEQVASGNVGYNFGTTSLAHDDLHGLSVFYRNGDEVFHTYSTYARGVDVLLGAHNYLDLTPKGRNEKGTMDWVRLHDEYEDRPAADACCA is encoded by the coding sequence ATGCAAGTGCACAAGACCGTCTCCCGCGAGGAATGGCTCGCGGCCCGCAAGGCGCATCTCGCCCGCGAAAAGGAACTGACCCGGCTGCACGACGAAGTGGCAGCGGAGCGCCGCGCACTGCCGTGGGTCAAGGTGGAAAAGGACTATCGCTTCGACACGCCGTCGGGGCAGGTCTCGCTCGCCGATCTGTTCGAAGGGCGCAACCAGCTCGTCGTCTATCATTTCATGCTGACGCAGGGCTCGGACCATATCTGCGAAGGCTGTGCCTTCGTCTCGGACCATGTCGATGCCGCCCGAACGCATTTCGAGCACAACGATCTATCGTTCGTCGCCGTGTCGCGCGTTCCGCTGTCGCGCATCGAAGCGGTGCGCAAGCGCATGGGCTGGAAATTCCGCTGGGCTTCATCCGCCGGCAGCAGCTTCAACTTCGACTATGGCGTCTCCTTCACCAAGGAACAGGTCGCCAGCGGCAATGTCGGCTACAACTTCGGCACCACCTCGCTTGCCCATGACGATCTGCACGGCCTGAGCGTCTTCTATCGCAACGGCGACGAGGTGTTTCACACCTACTCGACCTATGCCCGCGGCGTCGACGTGCTTCTGGGCGCCCATAACTATCTCGACCTGACGCCGAAGGGTCGCAACGAGAAGGGCACCATGGATTGGGTGCGGCTACACGACGAATACGAGGATCGTCCCGCCGCTGATGCCTGCTGCGCCTGA
- a CDS encoding SRPBCC domain-containing protein, with translation MTQATSLKEKPGHELLITRVFDAPRSLVYRVWTTPEHLFRWWGPKDFTAPSIAMDFRPGGAYRATIRSPEGNDHIMAGVYQEIVEAERIVFTFAWETDGERGLETLITVTFADQGGKTKLSFHQAPFDTVENRDSHNEGWGQCLDRLAAYLSVGDHAALL, from the coding sequence ATGACACAAGCAACTAGCTTGAAGGAAAAGCCTGGCCACGAGCTTCTCATCACCCGTGTTTTCGATGCGCCCCGCAGCCTGGTCTACCGCGTGTGGACGACGCCGGAACATCTCTTTCGCTGGTGGGGTCCGAAGGATTTTACCGCACCCTCCATCGCCATGGATTTCCGCCCTGGTGGTGCCTATCGCGCAACCATCCGCTCGCCGGAAGGCAACGACCACATCATGGCCGGCGTCTACCAGGAAATCGTCGAGGCGGAGCGCATCGTCTTCACCTTCGCCTGGGAGACGGATGGCGAGCGCGGGCTGGAGACATTGATCACCGTCACCTTTGCCGACCAGGGCGGCAAGACGAAGCTGAGTTTCCATCAGGCACCTTTCGATACGGTCGAAAACCGCGATTCCCACAACGAGGGTTGGGGTCAGTGCCTGGATCGTCTGGCGGCCTATCTGTCGGTCGGCGATCACGCCGCGTTGCTGTAG
- a CDS encoding metalloregulator ArsR/SmtB family transcription factor produces MTTDRLSTTFAALADPTRRAILARLALGETSVTELAEPFQMSLPAVSKHLKVLERAGLIARGREAQWRPCRLEAGPLQDIAGWVEEYRRFWEGSFDRLDAYLQTIQKGEGNDTSN; encoded by the coding sequence ATGACCACCGACCGCCTCAGCACCACTTTCGCAGCCCTCGCCGATCCGACGCGGCGCGCCATCCTTGCCCGCCTGGCGCTCGGCGAAACCTCGGTGACGGAGCTTGCCGAGCCGTTCCAGATGAGCCTGCCTGCCGTCTCCAAGCATCTGAAGGTGCTGGAGCGGGCAGGGCTCATCGCGCGCGGCCGTGAGGCGCAGTGGCGCCCCTGCCGGCTCGAGGCCGGGCCGTTGCAGGATATCGCCGGCTGGGTCGAAGAATACCGCCGGTTCTGGGAGGGCAGTTTCGACCGGCTTGATGCTTATCTGCAGACAATCCAGAAGGGAGAGGGAAATGACACAAGCAACTAG
- a CDS encoding amidohydrolase family protein produces the protein MSFDILVKGGILPSGVVADLGIKDGKIAAIEHELNVTAGTAIDARGNLISPPFVDPHFHMDATLSYGLPRINASGTLLEGIALWGELKPLLTHEAVKQRALDYCDWAVSMGLLAIRTHVDTCDDRLLAVEALLEVKKEVAPYIDLQLVAFPQDGFYRSPTARENTIRALDKGVEVVGGIPHFERTMADGTRSVTELCEIAAKRGLMVDMHCDETDDPMSRHIEQLAYETQRLGLQGRVNGSHLTSMHSMDNYYVSKLLPLIAEAGVSACPNPLINIVIQGRHDTYPKRRGMTRVPEMLKAGIKVGFGQDCVLDPWYPLGTADMLDVAFMGLHVAQMTSPADMRQCFDMVTKTNAEIMGLDDYGIEVGKTASLVVLDAGNPVEALRLRAERLCVIAKGKVVATREKRETALSLAGRPASVNRRHKTPAQAQ, from the coding sequence ATGAGTTTCGACATTCTTGTCAAAGGCGGCATTCTTCCGAGCGGCGTGGTTGCTGATCTTGGCATCAAGGACGGCAAGATCGCCGCGATCGAACACGAGCTGAACGTCACCGCAGGCACGGCGATCGATGCCCGTGGCAATCTGATTTCGCCGCCTTTCGTCGATCCGCATTTCCATATGGACGCGACGCTGTCCTACGGCCTTCCGCGCATCAACGCTTCCGGCACGCTGCTGGAGGGCATCGCTCTGTGGGGCGAGCTCAAGCCGCTGCTGACACATGAAGCGGTGAAGCAACGCGCGCTCGATTATTGCGACTGGGCCGTCTCCATGGGCCTCCTCGCCATCCGCACCCATGTCGATACCTGCGACGACCGGCTGCTGGCCGTGGAAGCGCTGCTGGAGGTCAAGAAAGAGGTTGCGCCCTATATCGATCTGCAACTCGTCGCCTTCCCGCAGGACGGCTTTTACCGCTCGCCGACAGCGCGTGAAAATACAATCCGCGCGCTCGACAAGGGCGTGGAGGTTGTCGGCGGCATCCCGCATTTCGAGCGCACCATGGCAGACGGTACCCGCTCCGTGACGGAGCTTTGCGAGATCGCGGCCAAACGCGGCCTGATGGTCGACATGCATTGCGACGAGACCGACGATCCGATGTCGCGTCACATCGAGCAGCTTGCCTATGAGACGCAGCGCCTCGGATTGCAGGGCAGGGTCAATGGTTCGCATCTCACCTCGATGCATTCGATGGACAATTATTACGTCTCAAAGCTGCTTCCGCTGATCGCCGAGGCCGGCGTGTCGGCCTGCCCGAACCCGCTCATCAACATCGTCATCCAGGGTCGCCACGACACCTATCCCAAACGCCGCGGCATGACGCGCGTGCCCGAAATGCTGAAGGCCGGCATCAAGGTTGGCTTCGGCCAGGATTGCGTGCTCGACCCGTGGTATCCGCTCGGCACCGCCGATATGCTCGATGTCGCCTTCATGGGCCTGCATGTGGCGCAGATGACCAGCCCCGCCGATATGCGCCAATGCTTCGACATGGTGACCAAGACCAATGCCGAGATCATGGGCCTGGACGATTACGGCATCGAAGTCGGCAAGACGGCGAGCCTCGTCGTGCTCGATGCCGGCAACCCGGTCGAGGCGCTGCGCCTGCGCGCCGAGCGGCTCTGCGTCATCGCCAAGGGCAAGGTGGTAGCGACACGCGAAAAGCGCGAGACTGCGCTTTCGCTTGCGGGCCGTCCGGCATCGGTAAACAGGCGCCACAAGACGCCCGCGCAGGCCCAATGA
- a CDS encoding ABC transporter permease: MTDALEILFTASFWVAAIRIASPLIFATMGELICERAGVLNLGIEGIMTVGAFAGWFTVYSGGDLWTGVLIAALAGAAFGLLHATLTVPLGLSQHVVGIGITLLATSLTYFTYRLALPQVTTPPKIEPFQPLPIPGLSKIPILGEALFSQTPLTYLAFATVAIVAWVLYRTPIGLAVRAAGENPSAVEAQGISVTGIRMGAVMVGSALMAVGGAFLTMSAFNSFFFEMINGRGWICIALVVFGSWRPGKALLGAILFAAFDAYQVRLQQLSGGVVPYQVFLMMPYALSILALILVARRATYPKALMIPYQKGER, translated from the coding sequence ATGACCGACGCCCTCGAAATCCTCTTCACCGCCTCATTCTGGGTCGCCGCCATCCGCATCGCCTCGCCGTTGATCTTCGCCACCATGGGCGAGCTGATCTGCGAGCGCGCGGGCGTGCTCAATCTCGGCATCGAAGGCATTATGACGGTCGGCGCCTTCGCCGGCTGGTTCACCGTCTATTCGGGCGGCGATCTGTGGACCGGGGTGCTTATCGCCGCCCTTGCCGGCGCTGCCTTCGGCCTGCTTCATGCCACGCTCACCGTGCCGCTCGGCCTGTCGCAGCATGTGGTGGGCATCGGCATCACGCTGCTGGCGACGAGCCTCACCTATTTCACCTATCGCTTGGCCCTGCCGCAGGTGACGACGCCGCCCAAGATCGAACCGTTCCAGCCGCTACCGATCCCCGGCTTGTCGAAAATACCGATCCTCGGCGAAGCGCTATTTTCGCAGACGCCGCTCACCTATCTGGCCTTCGCAACCGTCGCCATCGTCGCCTGGGTACTCTATCGCACACCGATAGGTCTGGCGGTGCGGGCAGCCGGCGAAAACCCGTCGGCGGTGGAGGCACAGGGCATCAGCGTCACCGGCATCCGCATGGGCGCGGTCATGGTCGGCAGCGCGCTGATGGCGGTCGGCGGGGCGTTTCTCACCATGTCGGCCTTCAACTCGTTCTTCTTCGAGATGATCAATGGCCGCGGCTGGATCTGCATTGCGCTCGTCGTGTTCGGCTCGTGGCGACCGGGCAAGGCGCTGCTCGGCGCGATCCTGTTTGCCGCCTTCGATGCATACCAGGTCCGGCTGCAGCAGCTTTCGGGCGGCGTCGTGCCCTATCAGGTTTTCCTGATGATGCCCTATGCGCTGTCCATCCTGGCGCTGATACTGGTGGCGCGCCGCGCCACCTATCCCAAGGCGCTGATGATTCCCTACCAGAAAGGCGAAAGATGA
- a CDS encoding ABC transporter permease: MRLEPKPAPSLGVTLLFPVGAVIVTLIITSLLVLAAGASPFSVFYLVAKGAAGSQFALLETLTRATPLIFTGLAVAVAFRAKLWNIGAEAQLYIGGVVTVVLGTGALPLPSYLLIPIIMIASMAAGALLLLGPAVLKTRFGVDEVVTTLLLNFIVLLFVSMLLEGVLKDPMGLGWPQSSKVIAEAQLPRIIQGKRLHYGFVIAVVAAIIAWIIMKKTVLGYEMRAVGHNPEAASFAGIPVNRVLMKTALLSGGLAALAGFSEVSGLKGNLTLDLSPGYGYSGIVVAMLAMLNPLGVIASAIFVAGIFVGADAMSRTAGVPSYVAQVMVATALLTMVTAILLTRFRVRWR, from the coding sequence ATGCGGCTTGAACCCAAACCCGCACCGTCGCTGGGCGTCACGCTGCTGTTTCCCGTCGGCGCGGTCATCGTGACGTTGATCATAACCTCGCTGCTTGTGCTTGCCGCCGGTGCGTCGCCTTTTTCGGTGTTCTATCTCGTGGCCAAGGGCGCGGCCGGCTCGCAATTCGCCCTGCTGGAAACGCTGACGCGGGCCACGCCGCTGATCTTCACCGGTCTGGCCGTCGCCGTCGCCTTCCGTGCCAAGCTCTGGAACATCGGTGCCGAAGCGCAGCTCTATATCGGCGGCGTCGTAACCGTGGTGTTGGGTACCGGCGCGCTGCCGCTGCCGTCCTATCTGCTCATCCCCATCATCATGATCGCCAGCATGGCTGCCGGCGCGCTTCTGCTGCTTGGCCCGGCCGTGCTGAAAACCCGCTTCGGCGTCGACGAGGTGGTGACGACGCTGCTGCTCAATTTCATCGTATTATTGTTCGTCTCCATGCTGCTCGAAGGCGTGCTGAAGGACCCGATGGGCCTTGGCTGGCCGCAATCTTCCAAGGTCATCGCCGAGGCGCAGCTACCGCGCATCATCCAGGGCAAGCGCCTGCATTATGGCTTCGTCATCGCCGTGGTGGCGGCGATCATCGCCTGGATCATCATGAAGAAGACGGTGCTCGGCTACGAGATGCGCGCCGTCGGGCATAATCCTGAAGCGGCGTCCTTCGCCGGCATTCCGGTCAACCGCGTACTGATGAAGACGGCACTTCTGTCCGGGGGGCTGGCCGCCCTTGCCGGATTTTCGGAAGTGTCCGGCCTCAAGGGCAACCTGACGCTCGACCTGTCTCCCGGCTACGGCTATTCGGGCATCGTCGTTGCCATGCTGGCGATGCTAAACCCTCTCGGCGTCATCGCCTCGGCCATATTCGTTGCCGGCATCTTCGTTGGTGCCGACGCCATGAGCCGCACCGCCGGCGTGCCGAGCTATGTCGCGCAGGTGATGGTCGCGACGGCGCTGCTGACCATGGTCACGGCGATCCTGCTGACGCGGTTCCGGGTGAGGTGGCGGTGA
- a CDS encoding ABC transporter ATP-binding protein, with product MLDLHLNKSCRRGRRALPHQPHPAASPPPSPQGGGKAAPVLRLSGITKRFGPLVANNGISFDLNRGEVIALLGENGAGKTTLMNILFGHYVADEGAVEVFGKQLPPGDPRAALDAGVGMVHQHFTLAENMTVLENIALGTQSAWKLRLDRAAARKRIAKLANDFGLAVNADATVSTLSVGERQRVEILKALYRDARILILDEPTAVLTPAETDALFRTLKLLVAQGLSIIFISHKLHEVMAVSDRVLVLRSGKLAGERVTTETSRSELASLMVGQEVASPKVAEPKIGPVALELKNVSVAGQGSSHRLDGLSLELRAGEITGLAGVSGNGQATLAALIAGVLKPASGEVVVQGASMRDWSPRAALGGGVARIPEDRHAVGTIGDMSVTENVIAERYATARFSRRGFLDWKAAKNFAEEIIRDYDVKCPSPDARIRLLSGGNMQKLILGRALDPDPAVILANQPTRGLDVGAVAFVHRRLLEARERGAAILLISEDLEEVLALSDRILVMSKGRLSSPSKRGERTIRELGELMAGYGEEGQAA from the coding sequence ATGCTCGACCTTCACTTGAACAAGTCATGCAGAAGAGGACGCCGAGCCCTGCCGCACCAACCCCACCCGGCGGCTTCGCCGCCACCCTCCCCTCAAGGGGGAGGGAAGGCCGCCCCCGTCCTGCGCCTGTCCGGCATCACCAAGCGTTTCGGCCCGCTGGTCGCCAACAATGGCATCTCCTTTGACCTGAATCGCGGTGAGGTCATCGCGCTGCTTGGCGAGAACGGCGCCGGCAAGACCACGCTGATGAACATCCTGTTCGGCCACTATGTCGCCGACGAAGGCGCGGTCGAGGTCTTCGGCAAGCAGCTTCCGCCCGGCGATCCGCGCGCCGCGCTCGATGCCGGTGTCGGCATGGTGCATCAGCATTTTACGCTGGCCGAGAACATGACCGTTCTGGAAAACATCGCGCTCGGCACGCAAAGCGCCTGGAAACTGCGCCTCGACCGCGCGGCGGCGCGAAAGCGCATCGCGAAACTCGCAAACGATTTCGGCCTCGCGGTGAACGCCGATGCGACGGTCTCCACGCTTTCGGTCGGCGAGCGGCAGCGCGTCGAAATCCTGAAGGCGCTTTACCGCGACGCCCGCATCCTCATCCTCGACGAGCCGACGGCGGTGCTGACGCCGGCCGAGACCGACGCGCTGTTCCGCACGCTCAAGCTTCTCGTCGCGCAGGGGCTGTCGATCATCTTCATCTCGCACAAGCTGCATGAGGTCATGGCCGTCAGCGACCGCGTGCTGGTGCTGCGGTCGGGCAAACTCGCCGGCGAGCGCGTGACGACCGAGACCAGCCGCAGCGAACTTGCATCGCTTATGGTCGGGCAGGAGGTCGCCAGCCCGAAAGTGGCTGAGCCGAAGATCGGCCCCGTCGCGCTCGAGTTGAAAAATGTTTCAGTGGCCGGGCAGGGTTCTTCGCATCGGCTCGACGGCTTGTCGCTCGAGCTTCGTGCCGGCGAGATCACCGGTCTTGCCGGCGTTTCCGGCAACGGGCAGGCGACGCTCGCCGCCCTCATCGCCGGTGTACTGAAACCAGCCTCGGGCGAGGTGGTCGTTCAGGGCGCGTCGATGCGCGACTGGTCGCCGCGCGCGGCCCTTGGCGGAGGCGTCGCCCGCATCCCCGAGGATCGCCACGCTGTCGGCACGATCGGCGACATGAGCGTCACCGAAAATGTCATCGCCGAGCGCTACGCCACCGCGCGCTTCAGCCGGCGCGGCTTTCTGGACTGGAAGGCGGCCAAAAATTTCGCCGAAGAGATCATCCGCGACTACGACGTCAAATGCCCTTCGCCCGATGCGCGCATCCGGCTGCTCTCCGGCGGCAACATGCAAAAACTCATTCTCGGCCGCGCGCTCGATCCCGATCCGGCGGTCATCCTCGCTAACCAGCCGACACGCGGGCTCGATGTCGGCGCGGTCGCCTTCGTCCATCGTCGGTTGCTTGAGGCGCGGGAGAGGGGGGCTGCGATCCTGTTGATCTCCGAGGATCTGGAGGAGGTGCTGGCGCTGTCGGACCGCATTCTGGTGATGTCCAAGGGCCGGCTGTCCTCGCCATCGAAACGCGGCGAGCGGACGATCCGCGAGTTGGGGGAGCTGATGGCGGGATATGGCGAAGAGGGGCAGGCAGCGTGA